The genomic DNA AACAGACAGCGGCCATGGAACGTCAAACGGGCGTTACGGTGACCCACGAAGACCTCCGGTCAGCTGAAGACGGCTATCTCCACTGCACCGGAGGTCTTCGCCTACGTCAACGACCCGTCACCAACCTCCTGGCCGAGTACATCTAGCGGCCGGCCAGGGCGGCGACGACCTCGGCGAAGCGCTCCTGGCGGGACTCGAAGACGGTGACGTAGCTGATCCCGAAGCGGTCGCGCAGCTCGGACAGGCGGTCGACCATGGCCGGCGGCGGGCCGAGGAGCACGAACGGGCTGTCGAGGACGGCCTCGGCGTCGAGGCGGCCGTCCTGCACGGCGGGGATCGTCGCCGCCGCGGCGACCGGCGTGTCGCCGGGGACGACGTACTGCACGAGCGCGCTCAGCTCCAGGTCGTCGAACCGGTCGCCGGCGGCCGCCCGCACCACGGCGTGGCGGTCGGCCAGGCCGTCGAAGGAGAAGTGGGTGAGGGACGGGCCGGCGTCGGTGGCGGAGAAGCCGACGAACTGCACGGTGTCGGCCAGCCGGGCGGCGAGACCGAGCAGGCGGTCGCCGTTCCCGCCCACCATGACGGGCATCGCGGCGGGCAGCGGGTCGGGGACGAGCGGCATCGGGCCGTCCTCCCCGTCCGCCGGCGGGCTCCCGGACAGCCGCACGCGGGCCAGGCGCACGCGCGCCTCGTCGACGTCGACCTCCTCGCCGGCGGCCAGGCGGCGGAGGGCATCCACGGTCGCGGCCAGGCGGTCGACCCGGTCGCCCGCGCCCGGGAGCACCTGGCCGATGGCCTCGTGCTCCTCCGCGGCGTAGCCGGTGCCGATGCCGAGCTCGAAGCGCCCGCCCGACAGCACGTGCGCGCTGGCCGCCGACTGGGCCAGCAACCCCACGTTGCGGAGCTCGTTGTTGACGACCTGGCTGCCGGCCCGGAGCCGGGTGGTGGCCGCCGTCGCCGCGACCGCGGCGACGAACGGGTCCCAGCAGCCGAGGTGGTCGGGGAACAGGAGCGTGTCGTAGCCCTCGTCCTCCGCCCGGCGGGCGAGGTCGGCGACGGGGCCGCCGGTGTGGACCAGGCCGAAGCGGAAGGGGCGCATCCCGGGACCCTAGCCACGCAACCCCATGGTTGCGGGTCGCGGTCGCCGCCCGGACGCCGGCGTAAGGTTCCGACAACCGGTACGAACCGGTTCAGGACGGCCATACGGGGCCGGCTCGAGGAGGGGCGAATGACCGAAGCCGGACGACGTCGGCGCGTGGCGCACGCCGCGCTCGCGACCTCGCTCGCCGCCATGCTCGCCGTCGCGGCGACGGCCGCCCCCGCGGCGTCGGCGGCGGCCGCGGGAGGGACGGCCGGCTCACGGGCCCCGGCCGGGAGGGTCACCGCCGTCGCGGCCGGCGTCCAGTACACGTGCGTCATCACCGCGGTCGGGGCGGTCCGGTGCTTCGGCTGGAACGACGACGGCCAGGCAACGCCACCGGCGGACCTGCGCCGGGCGACCGCCGTCGCCGCCGGGGCCGACACGACGTGCGCGATCACGACCGCCGGCGAGGCCCGCTGCTGGGGGAACGACTTCTACGGGGAGGCGACGCCCCCCGACGACCTCGGCACGGTGAGCGCCATCAGCCCTGGCTTCGACTTCACGTGCGCGATCACGTCGGCCGCCGAGGCCCGCTGCTGGGGGGACGACTTCCACGGGCGGGCGACGCCACCGGCCGACCTCGGCACGGTGACCGCCATCTCCTCCGGGTGGTGGCACGCGTGCGCCGTCACGTCGGCGGGGGCGGTCCGGTGCTGGGGCGCCGACTTCGACGGGCTGACCAACCCGCCCACCGACCTCGGCGAGGCCACGGACGTCGCGACCGGCGCCTACCACGCCTGCGCCGTGACGTCGGGCGGCCTGGTCCGCTGCTGGGGCGACGGCGCCTCGGCGCCACCGTCGAACCTCCGGGCGGTCGACGTCACCGCCGGGTACCTCCACACGTGTGCCATCACCGTCGGCGGGCGGGCCCGGTGCTGGGGGTCGGACAACGACGGTCAGTCCAGCGTGCCGTCCGACCTCGGCACCGTCACTGCCATCTCCGCCGGCGGCGACCACACGTGCGCGGTGACCACCGCCCGGGCCCTCCGGTGCTGGGGCAGCATCGACCTCTGAGGCGGCCGGCCGTGCTCACGGCCCGGCGCCGAGCAGCGCCCGCGTGACGACCAGGGGGTCCTGCTCCTCGAGGCGGCGGGCCAGCCGGGCGGCCAGCTCCGGCACCGGACCGGGGTTGGCGACGAGGTAGGCGAGCACGGCGACGAGGTCGTCCAGCTCGGCGAGGTAGCGGCGCCGGCCCGGCTCGTCGAGGCCGTGCAGGCGGACGGCCGCGTCCCAGGCCCGGTCGCGCGCCACCCGCAGCGAGAACCGGAACACCCGGCCGCCGCCCATCGAGGCGGCCAGGTTGACCCACCTCGACACCCGGTCGAGGTCCCGCAGGACGGTGGAGTAGGTGTCGGCCAGCACGTCGTTGACGGCCTCGAAGTCCGGGCGGACGGCGGCCAGGTCGCCCCCCGGCCCGGCCACCTCGACCACGGCGCGGGCCAGGTCGTAGTTGACGTGGGCGTTCACGCCGAGCAGCAGGTGCTGGACGATCAGCAGCCGGCGGTCGCCGGCCACGTCCCAGGTCGCCCGCCAGCAGCGGGCCGCCTCGGCCCGGTTTGCGTGGGCCCGCAGGTAGAGGCGGGCGAACGTGGTGGCGAACCGGTCCATCCTCGGCCCGTCCTCGAACCGGCCCTCCTCGATGGCCGCGGCGATGCGGGCCGTGACCACCGAGTACATGGCGGGGAAGTGGCCGGAGGCGTCCGGGGCGGCCAGCGCGACGGCCCGCAGCTCCGCCGCCGTCTCCCCGATCACGCCCCGAACCTAGTGGCCGCCCGCGGCGAACG from Acidimicrobiales bacterium includes the following:
- a CDS encoding TIGR03621 family F420-dependent LLM class oxidoreductase; the encoded protein is MRPFRFGLVHTGGPVADLARRAEDEGYDTLLFPDHLGCWDPFVAAVAATAATTRLRAGSQVVNNELRNVGLLAQSAASAHVLSGGRFELGIGTGYAAEEHEAIGQVLPGAGDRVDRLAATVDALRRLAAGEEVDVDEARVRLARVRLSGSPPADGEDGPMPLVPDPLPAAMPVMVGGNGDRLLGLAARLADTVQFVGFSATDAGPSLTHFSFDGLADRHAVVRAAAGDRFDDLELSALVQYVVPGDTPVAAAATIPAVQDGRLDAEAVLDSPFVLLGPPPAMVDRLSELRDRFGISYVTVFESRQERFAEVVAALAGR
- a CDS encoding DUF5995 family protein, with amino-acid sequence MIGETAAELRAVALAAPDASGHFPAMYSVVTARIAAAIEEGRFEDGPRMDRFATTFARLYLRAHANRAEAARCWRATWDVAGDRRLLIVQHLLLGVNAHVNYDLARAVVEVAGPGGDLAAVRPDFEAVNDVLADTYSTVLRDLDRVSRWVNLAASMGGGRVFRFSLRVARDRAWDAAVRLHGLDEPGRRRYLAELDDLVAVLAYLVANPGPVPELAARLARRLEEQDPLVVTRALLGAGP